The genome window ATAgctaatgaaaaaaaaaaccgaacATCCTATATCTTTATACTTCAAGAATATTGTTTAATATAATACaaaatgaataaaaatctttCATAGATTGATGTAGTTGTTCtaataaatcataaatcatagTTATCATAACACAAGTAGGTGTTGTAAATAAGGTGTAAAACTAATATTTCACTACTCTCTTTGACTATATTTTTAGCACAAAGAACAAATGGTAAAACTACCTTTAATTAATTTCCGTGATCAATTCACATACTTTGTGTTAGATCCTCACCATTTCAAAACCATgctgagtccaaaagcaaaagaCTTCGGCATTAAAATTTTGAAacctttttgaaattttcttTCTCATTCTCCAACCAAACCTTGAAACTCTCAACtagtttttttttgaacggccaacagaaATTTTATTACTAAACTAGCAAGAAGCCAGACATCAAATATACAAAGAAACACCAAAAACCACCAGATACATAACAAAAATTCTCCAAACCAACTACATTACAAAACTAAAGTTTCTCCACTCACCCCAAGACCAATTAGAAGATTTTAGCCTGTTCTTGATCCACAAGTATGACATTGATTTAGATTCTTCTATCACCCTTGACATATTTGGATCAACCTGTCGGAAAATGACCTCGTTTCTCAACCTCCAAATACTCCAAATCACAACTTGAAAAATGGCATTGATGAGCTTCTTTTTCCTCTTCGAACCCGATACAGCGGAGCGAATATCCAACACATCCTTAAGACTAAACGTAATCAAAGGTGGGATTTTACACCATTGTGCAATCACAAGCCAAATCGCTTGCGAAAACTGACATGCCACAAACAAATGATCACTAGATTCGGGGTGTTCATTACACAACGGGTAACCTATACTCCCAACATCTACATTACGAGCCACCAATGCAGATTTAGTTGGCAACCGTTCCGACAAAGCTCGCCACGAGACAATACCCACTTTTTTCGGAACCAAGTTATTCCCGAAAAACAGAAAATCTGGAACGGACCTATTAAAGATTACCGCTGCATATTTGATGGCGGCCACCGAGAAGCCATAAGTTGGCTGCGGGTTTCCAAATCCAAATGTCTGGGCCGGCACGAGGATGAAACAGATTGAGAATGTCGAGGAGGTTTTGTAGCTCAAACACTTCATCATCACTGTTTAAATTTATTTTCCATAACCACATAAAACTGGCACCACTTGATTCCCAAACCACCCTTTGTGAAACTCTACACAGTTTATCAACTTCAAGAGCAAATAAAAGAGGGAACATAACATAAAGTGGCTGTGCACCAATCCAAAGATCCAACCAAAACAATGCATTTGAATCGGAACCCACATCACACCAAATAAGATCAGGAAGGTTTATTCCAACTAAATTAAGAGGTACCTGGACACTCACTATTTGCTTCCACGGATCGGGAATGGAGATTTTTGCTGGGATTGGAGACCATGACCTCTCATTATGATGAACCGACCATATGACTCTTCTCCAAAGACCATCTTTATCCGTTTTAAATCTCCACCACCATTTCGACAACATTGCCAAATTGGCGTCACGGAGTGAACCGAATCCAAGACCACCGTATTCGATAGGGGCGATAACTTTTTCCTATGTCATCCAACTCATATATGGGTTGTCATCCGATCCCCTCCAAAAGAAAGTTCTTCTAATCCTTTCCAACGCATCAATTACTTTCGCCGGAGCTTTATACAATGAGAAAAAATACGTTTGCAAAGAATTCAATACCGATTTAAGCAATGTGATTCTACCTACGTATGATAAACTTTTGGCCTTCCAAATTGACAACCGGGACTTAAATATATCAATAACCGACTTCCAGTTACGTATAAGATTCATATTTGCTCCCACGATTAATCCCAAATGCTTGAACGGAAATGATCCTTTTTTGCTATTCATACAATCCGCCATTAATTTAACCTCTTCATCATTTATCCCCACACCGAACATGGAACACTTTGCTAGGTTCACTTTTAAACCCGAAACCAAGGAAAAACATCTTAATATTTggaacacctcgaaattttgtgtccaataatgtgttaacacgtgtcataagtttacacgtggcattaaatattaaataaaggactaaagttgacaaaccttgaaagtatgtaaattcgagggttataaatgtcgacgaagggtaaatatactgtatagtaaccctaactgatgctcgtaccttcaaacgaataaatcatggatcgtacagagcgaaacgcgggagaaagtgagagatttcaagctgcaggggttaattgtgtcaacatgtttaattgttacctctgaatgaccctttgacgaacccaaggctttgtaacagtaaaatacgctcactagaatatgtaaTATAAATTTCGcggagttccgttttaaaacgagaaagttatgatcaaattcgtatgagagggattaaaagcgtcaacaataaaagttaaggtttttcggatagtaattaaactaaccggggacttaacagtgcgggtaaaaggCATGAGGCCCTTAACtgtaattaatcaagggccaaatcgcaaagttaccccttcaaaaccgaaaggtcaggttaatcatgacaaaagatttgaaaatcttgaaatccaggcctcaggcggcccgcctgagtgaaacaagcaagttgaagcgggccgcgagccacctgttgaTACGGTttctgacatgaagattcaggcggcccgcgtgcatgtagcctgaatctaatgcgggccgcgtacgagtcccaaatgcagaattcttggacagacttgctgtttgaggttgtgaacgatcatttgagcaattaatgaagcatgggcgccctctacatgacccctagcacccagggccacctgctgaacatccatgatcccttgtaggttgatgtgtaatgatcttaagtccaaattttcactataaaaggcactacATTGCATCAAAGTGAAACACACCTTAAATCTGCTCTCTTgaccatctctggagctctcaagcacttttctaacatccttagtcgtgcaccaaacttctgtaagttgcctaaccctttggtggtttagtttttttgcttagtttagcttaaaagtcaatccgtcgtagttaacgattgactttgcgataaatcacgaatggtccagtggtttatcaaatcaaagatagttatatgttggtaatcatgtgggctttaaacccctaaaagggcaccctctgattcccactttaactagttcaaatatcgagtcaaacgtgcttagaaaaagtcaacagaagtgttattttgcgatttcatgcataatctgtaatgtagatgatatgtaacctgtttggaCACACATAAAAcgtgataataagtatattaactagtctaagcttgtttgatccgaccatttattgttttgacccggttcggagccgaaagtcgcaaaagctttgacttttgctttgactccagttctgacccgttaaagtatgatatagatatgccttaggactctcttaggaccaggttacatgacggtataaccctctgtgaccggtcgttggttgtccgagtcttttacacatttccgttaaatgcttaaaagttgaccgtaatgccctttttgatttaaaacgagaatttcggacatgtgaaagaatcataaccttagttactgatttctaagcatgtccctaaaatttcacgtcaatccgaggtccagaataggagttatgctaaatagcgcaaattacggaaactttagtaattaaatagcgcaattagcataacgcctatctaaacccggatttcgacaccaaacttttactcactgatgtaaaataatattttggggtttttaaagatttttaattatttttaacttgctcataacctgcggttatggcaacggtttggtaaataccgaatatacccttttcggccataacttgagttctacaaggtcttttgacccgattccagttgctactgattttaattaataaataaagtattttagactttataaactgttcgggaaactcatatTTCTTGTAGAACtctgaaacctcttttataatctttaaaaagaccgaaatacccctacggggcataatatgaacttaagctcgttacgggcattatggaaggtatcctactgataccacaacctctttaaagcatattgacttaggaaaccagtgtaggactcttacggttacccgttgcgccttttgcgcgcacggttcggcttatgtaactagtttgcataaattagccgaaacgggtcaaaccatattgttttgaccccaaaatccagagtatgattattatacccgtataaaacaagtcttcaaacttgttgggtcaaaatcacattccattcctggttttcgcctttcacacgattaaaccgtatctatcctttgaaactgaccggtctaagctacggctaaattaaagacccgttaggattctaataggttaatttaaaccttcgttccagattaggggaccagtaaaagctatctgcaatttatttcaattaaggaattatacttgcaaaggtaaatacttttaacttattttccgttatacgggcttgggttacggtatttaaaataccgcttggtcgggcaattgaccccaactcattagtagttgggtattatcaatgtgacccgtttaaaaatttgttttgttgcctttacgcctttgggggcttaatgaccatgtcccggatatccttggcagcattttacgaaatggccacgaccttgacatccgggtgtaggcgtacacccggcattatgtccataattataaaagtATAACCGTTGgatttcccgccacggttttatgctatgtggtgtgtctattaaactttaacccggcatgacccgggcgaccgaacgcatagtaaacatgtaattctttacaatattttattataaattatcccaagttataaagaatTTGTGcgttgagcatttaaaccaattttattaaacattttacaaaagtgtcagttgaatgtatttaccagtgtaaactgacgtattttcccaaaaagattaaaagcaggtactaaacgtaattggctggctgtgtctccttagcatcttaaagagtctcgcaagcttaaggatgccttcgcctgttgaacaatacttttattattattactgatcccctgtggattttatttcaacaatggtgatactttgatattacaaataaagttgaaatatatttatctttatgcttccgctgtgcattcatatattgtgtggtttgactatattgttgccaactacgtcacgataatcctctaccgggcccaccggtgagacacgtggaaatcggggtgtgacaatattctACGGAGATTTAGAGCATTACCAAACGACCATCTACCAAAGAAAACGACATCGTCCGCATAGATGAAGTGTGAGAGGAGTGGACCATCATTCGTACACCTAAGACCTTCGAAAATGCCTTCGGACATAGCCTTTTTCATGATTCCTGTGAGAGCCTCCATAGCTATAACAAATAAGAAAGGTGACAACAGGTCCCCTTGACGTAGTCCACGAGAGTACTTGAATTCCATAGTTGGTGACCCATTCACCAGTACCGAGGCCCTTGCCGAAATAAGAGTAGCCATAATCCATTTCCGCCACTTAACCGGGAAGTTCATTTGTAACATCACAGATTCTAAGAAGTTCCAGTTTAACGAATCATAAGCTTTATTAATATCAACTTTAAATATCATACCCGATTTTTTCGCCTTTTTCATCCACGCTATTGCTTCATTCAGAATTAGAGGACCATCCGTGATATTTCTCCAAGCCAAAAAAGTTGATTGTTCTTCCGAAACCAGCCTCCCAAAAACCGTTTTTAGCCGATTAACCAACACTTTAGAAATTGCTTTATTAATAACATCGATCAAACTGATAGGACGAAAGTCCGAAGGGGTAGACAGGTCTTTAACTTTTGGAATTAAAGCCAAAAAAGAGGAGGTACATCATCTACTAATAGACCCTTTGGTGAAGAAATCCTGAAAAATCTTGATAAAATCATTTTGAAAAAGGTCCCAATTCCTCTTGATGAACTTAAAATTAAAACCGTCCGGGCCCGGAGCACGATCCCCCAAGCAATCCCAAATTGCTTTCTTAATTTCCAGATTAGAGAACGGTGTAACCAATGTATCAGCTTCGGATTCTATGAGAGTAGCCAGATTATGGCAACTAATGGAAGGTCTTGAAGACATCGGCTCCACAAACTGGTTTGAAAAGAACTCTAAAAAATTTTCTTTGATCTCCACCGGACTAGTCACCCAAACTCCATCAATGACGAGCCCGTTGACACGATTATTACTAATATTAGAGTTAATAATGTTGTGGTAATAGGCTGAATTTTCATCACCTTCGATGGCCCACCTAGCACGAGATTTCTGTCTTGCATCCATTTGTTTCCGGCGATCCAACCCCAAAACAACATTGATATAATCGGCTCTTTCACTCAGTTCTTCATCGCCCAAAGCCCTCTCATCAGCAAGATTTTCAAGATGTTGGATCCTGTTCTTTTTTTCCACATAAACACCATCAGTGCGATCTCGCTCCCATTTAAGCCAAACCTTGATATTGTTTTTAAGCCATCTCAACTTAAATGATAAAGCCACATCTGCTGGACCATTAAAAGTGAAATTGTGACATATTTGATGTACCAAAAAACCCGGAAGCTCCAACCATGAATTAAAGCATCTAAACGGTATATGCCCGAAATCCGTTGGTGTTGTAGATAGTAATACTGGTCTACGGTCCGAAGCCTCCCGAGTAAGTACCTGAACTGAAGCTGTTGGCCATCTCTCCATAAAGCCGAGACATACAAGATATCAGTCCAACTTGCTCAACTTATCCCCGCGATCGGAGATATAGGTAAACTTACCACCCCCCATATTGTATTCACAAAGACCCGCAGACAAGATAAAATGATTGAAAGCTTCCGCATTTGCTGCTACAAATTCCGAATTACATCTCTTCGATTCATCTCTAACGTCGTTAAAATCGCCCATTAGTACCCACAGACCTTGCATGTAATTTTTAATTTCCACCAGACTTGCCCAAATACTTCTACGAACACCAGCATCATTAGACGCATAAACATTGACCAAATTAATACGAGTTCCTGATTCACACATAAAGCCCGATAGAATTAGGTAGAATCTATTTTTTACCACATTGTCGCAAGAAAACACAGCCGGGTTCCAAAGGCAAGCCAGGTCCCCGGATCGACCCTCTGCATTCACCAGTTCCAATTTGTATACTGACCGCCCCCAAAAACAATTAAACATGAATTTCACTGAATCATCCACTTTGGTTTCTTGGATAGCTAAAAAGTGTACACCGTAAGTCGTCTTCAAACCCCAACCCAATCACCTTTACAGGAGTCCCGTACACCCCCTAAGATTGATAGATAGAAAATTCATGGGACACAAATTTGGGCACCTTCATCGAGAATACTGACCTTAGTAGCTTCCTGGAAACCATTCAAATTGATACCGATCTTCGATCCAACCGAAACCGTTGCAAGAATTTCCTCCCTAATACTATTAGCATCAAAAGCCGCTCCTCCCCGATTAACCATACTCTGATCCTCAGGCTGAATTGTATCCGAGATTTGCTGCTGAACATCCACCTGCGGCAACTTCAACCCAGGGTTATCCCTGTCTACCGATCTCCTTGTCTCAGAAATCCTTGGAGATGACACAGGACGATTAAGGTCAAAAGATGACTCCCCAGGCTCAAAATCATGATTTAAATTCCTCATGGGTGGGCCTTGCATAGACCCAGATGATGGTGGGCTTCGAACTTCTCTGGATCGTTTACCAAGCCCAAATGCAGGAGATGAGCCCACAACATTGTGATTATTCAAGAAAGCATTATCTCTCTCCTCCAGAATTTGTGGACCGCAACCAGACAAGTCAGCCACCACATTATCATTCCCCATGTAATTATTATCCTCATGCATTGAATCATCCCCATGCAACTCTTGTAGTACCGAAACAGGATCACGAACAGACCCACCTGCCTTAGGCAACTTCTCCTATTCTGACTGTTCATTTTCTCCCGGAAAAGCTTTCTCCGGTGACTTCCAATCATCCGTCTTGGGATGACTCTCCGCTTCCGGATCCGGCTAAGGCATCGCCGGCGACGAACATTCACCATCCTCTAGTTCATCCTCCTTCATTTTTTTTCTACCTCATCTTCCTCGTCCATCACATTCTCCCCTTCATTCTCGCCATCAAATGAACCACCGTCTGATTCTTCCACGTTATTACCATTATCACCGTTCAGTGACAGTATACTTTCCATATCAGGTTTCCAACCAGAAATATCCTCCGATACCCAGATAATGAAACTTCTATTCTTCCATTTTTAAACCACCGATTCGTCTATCCGTCTACCGTGAGGGGCCAGGACAAGAACCGAACCCTCCGAGTTATCCGAATCCACCCATGAAAaggatgaaccttcgataatcgATCCGAATAGGCCCCCGATCTGGTCAAAAATCAGATTATCTCTAAGAAGCACAGGAGTACCGGTGATCCGGAGATTGACAATACGCTCCATTGGAAGAACTTCACCACTCCAGACATGGAACCTACTGAAAACATTATTCAGGCATTCTGAGTGATCATTCAGTGTGTTCCTAACCATGCCTAGATCTCCAAGGGTTAGCAAAACACTCAATACTCCAATGCATGATAAACTGAAATTCTCTATTCCCCCATTATTCAGCAGATAATTCAGTCTATACAGAGTCTTTAAATCTTTAACAACTCCATGAATAGACCGACCCACACAGTGCAACGGGTATTTTAAGCCTTTACTGTCCATCGTAATAGTCTTCGATCCCATGTTGTTGACCTGGTTATCCTTATGAAACAAGCTAGCATACGAGACACCTTCCTTAACCACTCCTTCTCCAGATGTGTCCCTATAACACTGCGGCTTTTCCTGCATATTGTCCTTCTGCCTCCACATTTTCTCACCCATGACCTTCGAAGTATAAATGAACTGCTTGTGGTTTTTGTCATATTTTGCTAGAGAAACTGACACTTTAGCTTCCAATATTTTAACTGTGTTCATCGCCACTAGGGATAGGTTTACATTCTCCACACCCACGTAACGAATAAAACCAAAGcaattcccacgtttatctttctTTCTTGCTACGTATGCATCCGAAACAAAACCAAATTCCTGAAAAGCCCGCCATAGTATCATCTTTGTTGTACGTTCCAGAAGATTTTGCACAAGGAAGGTAATCTCTATCCCATTTCATCGGCCTTTCCTATTTTTCTAGTAGTTAACATCCGTCCACGGTCCACCATCATCATACCCATCTACCCCCCACTCGTACCACCGTCCATCGAGAAGACAACAGGACCCACCCGGCCAAGAGAAAACCCTACGAAAGG of Helianthus annuus cultivar XRQ/B chromosome 1, HanXRQr2.0-SUNRISE, whole genome shotgun sequence contains these proteins:
- the LOC110901312 gene encoding uncharacterized protein LOC110901312, which codes for MGNDNVVADLSGCGPQILEERDNAFLNNHNVVGSSPAFGLGKRSREVRSPPSSGSMQGPPMRNLNHDFEPGESSFDLNRPVSSPRISETRRSVDRDNPGLKLPQVDVQQQISDTIQPEDQSMVNRGGAAFDANSIREEILATVSVGSKIGINLNGFQEATKVSILDEGTRINLVNVYASNDAGVRRSIWASLVEIKNYMQGLWVLMGDFNDVRDESKRCNSEFVAANAEAFNHFILSAGLCEYNMGGASVQVLTREASDRRPVLLSTTPTDFGHIPFRCFNSWLELPGFLVHQICHNFTFNGPADVALSFKLRWLKNNIKVWLKWERDRTDGVYVEKKNRIQHLENLADERALGDEELSERADYINVVLGLDRRKQMDARQKSRARWAIEGDENSAYYHNIINSNISNNRVNGLVIDGVWVTSPVEIKENFLEFFSNQFVEPMSSRPSISCHNLATLIESEADTLVTPFSNLEIKKAIWDCLGDRAPGPDGFNFKFIKRNWDLFQNDFIKIFQDFFTKGLIDVINKAISKVLVNRLKTVFGRLVSEEQSTFLAWRNITDGPLILNEAIAWMKKAKKSGMIFKVDINKAYDSLNWNFLESVMLQMNFPVKWRKWIMATLISARASVLVNGSPTMEFKYSRGLRQGDLLSPFLFVIAMEALTGIMKKAMSEGIFEGLRCTNDGPLLSHFIYADDVVFFGRWSFVNLAKCSMFGVGINDEEVKLMADCMNSKKGSFPFKHLGLIVGANMNLIRNWKSVIDIFKSRLSIWKAKSLSYVGRITLLKSVLNSLQTYFFSLYKAPAKEKVIAPIEYGGLGFGSLRDANLAMLSKWWWRFKTDKDGLWRRVIWSVHHNERSWSPIPAKISIPDPWKQIVSVQVPLNLVGINLPDLIWCDVGSDSNALFWLDLWIGAQPLYVMFPLLFALEVDKLCRVSQRVVWESSGASFMWLWKINLNSDDEVFELQNLLDILNLFHPRAGPDIWIWKPAANLWLLGGRHQICSVGIVSWRALSERLPTKSALVARNVDVGSIGYPLCNEHPESSDHLFVACQFSQAIWLVIAQWCKIPPLITFSLKDVLDIRSAVSGSKRKKKLINAIFQVVIWSIWRLRNEVIFRQVDPNMSRVIEESKSMSYLWIKNRLKSSNWSWGEWRNFSFVM